A genomic stretch from Malus domestica chromosome 15, GDT2T_hap1 includes:
- the LOC103407045 gene encoding thiosulfate sulfurtransferase 18 isoform X2 — MGSFGSSGSEVVTVDVQEAKHLLESGYGYLEVRTEEEYKKRHVDAKKILNIPYMFNTPEGRVKNPQFLEEVSSACKKDDLLVVGCQSGVRSLYATADLQAAGFEHVSNMGGGYLAWVKHNFPVTKPEDADQKKPEDELPKNAEDVDQQKETEAEL; from the exons ATGGGTTCTTTTGGAAG CTCGGGATCGGAGGTTGTCACCGTTGATGTTCAAGAAGCCAAACATCTGCTCGAATCTGGCTATGGTTATTTGGAAGTTAG GACGGAGGAGGAGTACAAGAAAAGGCATGTGGATGCAAAGAAGATTTTGAACATTCCTTACATGTTCAATACACCTGAAG GAAGGGTGAAAAATCCCCAGTTTTTGGAAGAGGTTTCATCTGCTTGCAAAAAAGATGACCTTCTTGTTGTG GGTTGTCAAAGTGGTGTCAGATCCCTTTATGCAACTGCTGATCTTCAGGCTGCT GGTTTCGAGCATGTGAGCAACATGGGAGGAGGCTATCTTGCTTGGGTCAAGCATAATTTTCCTGTTACGAAGCCGGAAGATGCTGACCAGAAAAAGCCAGAAGATGAGCTACCAAAAAATGCAGAAGATGTGGACCAGCAGAAGGAAACAGAAGCAGAGCTCTAA
- the LOC103407045 gene encoding thiosulfate sulfurtransferase 18 isoform X1, which translates to MGSFGSSGSEVVTVDVQEAKHLLESGYGYLEVRTEEEYKKRHVDAKKILNIPYMFNTPEGRVKNPQFLEEVSSACKKDDLLVVGCQSGVRSLYATADLQAAVRILKSVSICAYLGITKPTISLIKTPGFEHVSNMGGGYLAWVKHNFPVTKPEDADQKKPEDELPKNAEDVDQQKETEAEL; encoded by the exons ATGGGTTCTTTTGGAAG CTCGGGATCGGAGGTTGTCACCGTTGATGTTCAAGAAGCCAAACATCTGCTCGAATCTGGCTATGGTTATTTGGAAGTTAG GACGGAGGAGGAGTACAAGAAAAGGCATGTGGATGCAAAGAAGATTTTGAACATTCCTTACATGTTCAATACACCTGAAG GAAGGGTGAAAAATCCCCAGTTTTTGGAAGAGGTTTCATCTGCTTGCAAAAAAGATGACCTTCTTGTTGTG GGTTGTCAAAGTGGTGTCAGATCCCTTTATGCAACTGCTGATCTTCAGGCTGCTGTTCGTATTCTCAAATCTGTTTCGATTTGTGCATATTTGGGGATCACTAAACCGACAATAAGCCTTATAAAAACCCCT GGTTTCGAGCATGTGAGCAACATGGGAGGAGGCTATCTTGCTTGGGTCAAGCATAATTTTCCTGTTACGAAGCCGGAAGATGCTGACCAGAAAAAGCCAGAAGATGAGCTACCAAAAAATGCAGAAGATGTGGACCAGCAGAAGGAAACAGAAGCAGAGCTCTAA